A stretch of Aureispira sp. CCB-E DNA encodes these proteins:
- a CDS encoding type IX secretion system membrane protein PorP/SprF: MLRLILVIVLVWTSVGVWAQQDAQYTQFMFNKLYFNPAYAGSKKALCIAAIYRNQWMGIDGAPQTATLNIHAPVWKRRMGLGLSITNDRIGLTDRWNFDLSYAYRIRFKNESFLSLGLRGTVSYMTIRWDNAKLTQTVDQSVPAAVSSKVLPNFGAGAYYQARNWYVGFSMPRLFRNRIDFNNNANSSIEPELEQHYFLMGGASFEIAKNVRIQPNVLLKYVPDTPFDADINLSFVFFEKVLVGVTYRVGDSIDGLIQWRIVPQFTISAAYDFTLTPLQQYNAGSIEVMLEYCFCCMKGKRLHNPRFF; this comes from the coding sequence TATGGGCGCAACAAGATGCTCAGTATACGCAGTTCATGTTTAATAAATTATATTTTAATCCTGCTTATGCGGGAAGCAAGAAAGCGCTGTGTATTGCTGCTATTTATCGAAACCAATGGATGGGAATAGATGGAGCACCTCAAACAGCAACTCTAAACATCCATGCGCCTGTATGGAAACGTCGAATGGGGCTAGGATTGTCTATAACCAACGATAGAATTGGTTTGACCGATCGTTGGAACTTTGACTTGAGTTACGCTTATCGAATTCGATTTAAGAACGAATCTTTTTTGAGTTTAGGCTTAAGAGGTACAGTCTCTTACATGACAATTCGTTGGGATAATGCCAAATTAACACAGACAGTTGATCAGTCGGTTCCTGCAGCTGTGTCCAGTAAGGTTTTGCCAAATTTCGGAGCGGGAGCATATTATCAGGCTCGCAATTGGTATGTTGGTTTTTCAATGCCTCGACTGTTTAGAAATCGAATTGACTTTAACAACAATGCCAATTCGTCTATTGAGCCAGAGTTAGAACAGCATTATTTTTTGATGGGAGGAGCTTCTTTTGAAATTGCTAAAAATGTGCGTATTCAACCCAATGTATTGCTTAAATATGTTCCTGACACGCCTTTTGATGCGGATATAAATTTGAGTTTTGTCTTTTTCGAAAAAGTATTGGTAGGGGTTACGTATCGAGTTGGGGATTCTATAGATGGGTTGATCCAGTGGAGAATAGTTCCTCAATTTACTATTTCAGCTGCGTATGATTTTACCTTAACTCCTTTACAACAATACAATGCGGGAAGTATAGAGGTGATGTTAGAGTACTGTTTTTGTTGTATGAAAGGCAAGCGATTACACAATCCTCGCTTTTTCTAA
- a CDS encoding OmpA family protein, translating into MKYSILIVVLIYCWQPVWAQKTKGNSAKAERYFKNLGYAEYIALMGGGEWTKYDRETLSKLGVSYRKVGDFKNAEKIYRTLIEQGDDTPLYRLYYAQALQANGYYFKAGEEYKKCHQALKADQITVEDERAIEGYEACNQVADFKAKGAVKLRNVEELNTANLDFSPMYYQDGLVFVSTRKMASLEKVDQWLNENCMDLYYAPLNGTRFSEPSTFSDQLNTKFHEGPVTFTDDEQRVFFTRNNYQNGKRGKSKDRITKLKIYSAVLKKGLWKEVTELPFNDDNIDVCHPALSADERVMVFSSSEGENSQGGMDLYVSYWVGNNWTTPVNLGPDINTAGDEVFPYIYADGRLYFSSNGHGGVGGLDLFMAMSMGNDTLTKWSFPMNIGVPFNSPHDDFGFILNPEGTEGYLTSNRLGGKGQDDIYHFQLNEASLESVKPKPLMPIEICVYDKATNARIEGATVTIRKANSATLSDDLREKIGIKNGQNIILSLTPVREGSNEYVIQLKGDEDWIEGLNEEKGEVYETDDEGTFLYSLYASQEYVFEVKKEGYLEVQEYFLMPADIELEEFCVGMSKGTDVYANSWNSNNSNNSNNPNDPNNPNGTINPNGSNPNYNIDPSSLRGPDGKPLPKGQPYVTGVVLNKEYNRPLPRTEVTLLDRCTGEESVITVDKTGLFAFPLECGCDYVVKARKNNFIGSNKILSLVKAEDCKPVVTELLMTPGFDKLGEPITIAGQTITESLKEGDIIQMRDIFYDFDKYYIRDDASPDLDRLAALMQQFPSMKIELSSHTDSRGTDKYNKQLSENRAKSAKEYLVRKGIAANRINAIGYGENRLQNNCKDNVDCNEYEHQRNRRTEVLITSFDQAEYIKVYYQNNEPTRVDPKRN; encoded by the coding sequence ATGAAATATAGTATACTTATTGTTGTGTTGATATACTGTTGGCAACCAGTATGGGCGCAAAAAACAAAAGGAAATAGTGCTAAAGCGGAGCGGTACTTCAAAAACCTAGGGTATGCAGAATATATTGCCCTGATGGGAGGCGGAGAATGGACTAAGTACGATAGAGAGACATTATCTAAATTAGGGGTAAGCTATCGCAAAGTAGGGGATTTTAAAAATGCAGAGAAGATTTACCGCACTTTAATTGAGCAAGGAGATGATACGCCGCTATATAGGTTGTATTACGCACAAGCTTTGCAAGCCAATGGCTATTATTTTAAGGCAGGAGAGGAGTACAAAAAGTGCCATCAGGCTTTAAAGGCAGATCAAATTACAGTAGAAGATGAGCGAGCAATAGAAGGATACGAAGCTTGTAATCAAGTTGCTGATTTCAAAGCCAAAGGAGCTGTAAAACTTCGAAATGTAGAGGAATTAAATACAGCTAACTTAGATTTTAGTCCTATGTATTATCAAGATGGGCTAGTATTTGTTTCTACCAGAAAGATGGCTTCTTTAGAAAAAGTAGATCAGTGGTTGAATGAAAATTGTATGGATTTGTATTATGCACCTTTAAATGGTACTCGATTTTCAGAACCTAGCACCTTCTCAGATCAATTGAATACAAAATTTCATGAAGGACCAGTTACTTTTACGGATGATGAGCAGCGAGTATTTTTTACTCGCAATAATTATCAAAATGGAAAGCGTGGGAAAAGCAAGGACAGAATTACCAAATTAAAGATTTATTCCGCTGTTCTCAAAAAAGGATTGTGGAAAGAAGTAACAGAATTGCCTTTTAACGATGACAACATTGATGTTTGTCATCCAGCATTATCGGCTGATGAACGTGTTATGGTTTTTTCTAGTAGCGAAGGAGAGAACAGTCAAGGAGGAATGGATTTATATGTGAGCTATTGGGTAGGCAATAACTGGACAACACCTGTTAATTTAGGACCAGATATTAATACCGCAGGCGATGAAGTGTTCCCTTATATTTATGCAGATGGACGTTTGTATTTTTCCTCTAATGGTCATGGAGGTGTAGGGGGCTTAGATTTGTTTATGGCAATGTCAATGGGAAATGATACCTTGACCAAATGGTCTTTTCCGATGAACATAGGGGTACCTTTTAATTCTCCACACGATGACTTTGGGTTTATTTTAAATCCAGAAGGTACAGAAGGGTATTTAACGAGTAATCGTTTAGGAGGAAAGGGACAAGATGATATTTATCATTTTCAATTGAATGAAGCTTCTTTAGAATCAGTTAAACCAAAGCCTTTGATGCCAATTGAAATTTGTGTTTATGACAAGGCTACGAACGCCAGAATAGAAGGGGCTACTGTAACGATTCGTAAAGCTAACTCTGCTACTTTGTCGGATGATTTGCGTGAAAAAATAGGAATTAAAAACGGGCAGAATATTATATTAAGCCTTACCCCTGTCCGAGAGGGATCCAATGAATATGTCATTCAGTTGAAAGGTGACGAGGATTGGATCGAAGGATTAAATGAAGAAAAAGGTGAAGTGTATGAAACCGATGATGAAGGAACTTTCTTATACAGTTTATATGCCAGTCAAGAGTATGTTTTTGAAGTGAAAAAAGAGGGGTATTTGGAGGTGCAAGAATACTTCTTGATGCCTGCGGATATTGAACTTGAGGAATTTTGTGTAGGTATGAGTAAAGGAACAGATGTCTATGCAAACTCTTGGAATTCCAATAATTCGAACAATTCCAATAACCCAAATGATCCTAACAACCCTAATGGTACGATTAATCCAAATGGCAGTAATCCTAATTATAACATAGACCCTAGTAGTTTGAGAGGCCCAGACGGAAAGCCATTGCCCAAAGGACAACCTTATGTAACAGGAGTGGTCTTAAATAAGGAGTACAACCGTCCATTGCCTAGAACAGAAGTTACTTTATTAGATCGTTGCACAGGAGAAGAGTCTGTCATTACAGTAGACAAAACAGGATTATTTGCTTTTCCATTGGAATGTGGGTGCGACTATGTGGTAAAAGCACGCAAAAATAACTTCATAGGCTCCAATAAGATTCTTTCTTTAGTAAAAGCCGAAGATTGTAAGCCTGTTGTAACTGAATTGTTGATGACGCCAGGGTTTGACAAACTAGGAGAACCAATTACCATTGCTGGACAGACGATAACAGAAAGCTTAAAGGAAGGAGACATCATTCAAATGAGGGATATTTTTTATGATTTTGATAAATATTATATCCGAGACGATGCTTCTCCTGATTTGGATCGCTTGGCAGCCTTGATGCAGCAATTTCCTAGTATGAAAATTGAATTGTCATCACATACAGATAGCCGAGGAACGGATAAATACAACAAGCAATTGTCAGAGAATAGAGCAAAATCTGCCAAAGAGTATTTGGTTCGAAAAGGAATTGCTGCTAATAGAATAAATGCTATTGGGTATGGAGAAAATCGCCTTCAGAACAATTGTAAGGATAATGTTGATTGTAATGAATACGAACATCAACGCAACCGACGTACAGAAGTGCTAATTACGTCTTTTGACCAAGCTGAATACATCAAAGTTTATTATCAAAATAATGAACCTACACGAGTGGACCCTAAAAGAAATTAA